A genomic region of Rhodococcus pyridinivorans contains the following coding sequences:
- a CDS encoding acyl-CoA thioesterase: MTERNGHRPYRCPVEVRWGDSDRLGHVNNAKVVEYLQEGRIKFFRSELPARDAVVLRKMDVEFLRPIKDSSAPIEVETTVLRLGTSSFTVRQTILDRDSVVCAVADTVLVGFDPETDTSQPLTDEVRAVLDRHRAVTPTG, encoded by the coding sequence GTGACTGAGCGCAACGGCCACCGGCCCTACCGGTGCCCGGTCGAGGTGCGCTGGGGCGACTCCGACCGGCTCGGGCACGTCAACAACGCCAAGGTCGTGGAATACCTGCAGGAAGGGCGCATCAAGTTCTTCCGGAGCGAGCTGCCGGCCCGCGATGCCGTCGTGCTCCGGAAGATGGACGTCGAGTTCCTGCGTCCGATCAAGGATTCCTCGGCGCCGATCGAGGTCGAGACGACGGTGCTGCGTCTCGGCACGAGCTCGTTCACGGTGCGTCAGACGATCCTCGACCGGGACAGCGTGGTGTGCGCGGTCGCCGACACCGTGCTCGTCGGCTTCGATCCCGAGACCGACACGTCGCAGCCGTTGACAGACGAGGTACGGGCGGTGCTCGACCGGCACCGCGCCGTCACGCCCACCGGCTGA
- the ettA gene encoding energy-dependent translational throttle protein EttA gives MAEFIYTMKKVRKAHGDKVILDDVTMSFYHGAKIGVVGPNGAGKSSILKIMAGLDQPSNGEAFLDPEATVGILQQEPPLNEEKTVRENVEEGLGEIKVKLDRFNEIAELMATDYSDELMEEMGKLQEELDHANAWDLDSQLEQAMDALRCPPPDEPVTHLSGGERRRVALCKLLLSKPDLLLLDEPTNHLDAESVLWLEQFLASYPGAVLAVTHDRYFLDHVAQWICEVDRGKLHPYEGNYSTYLEKKAERLEVQGKKDQKLQKRLREELEWVRSGAKARQTKNKARLARYEEMAAEAEKYRKLDFEEIQIPTPPRLGNVVVEVEHLDKGFDGRVLIKDLSFTLPRNGIVGVIGPNGVGKTTLFKTIVGLEEPDSGTVKVGDTVKLSYVDQNRANIDPKKTVFEVVSDGLDFIEVGQNEMPSRAYVSAFGFKGPDQQKPAGVLSGGERNRLNLALTLKEGGNLILLDEPTNDLDVETLSSLENALQQFPGCAVVISHDRWFLDRTCTHILAWEGNVEEGKWFWFEGNFEAYEANKIERLGADAARPHRVTHRKLTRD, from the coding sequence ATGGCGGAGTTCATTTACACGATGAAGAAGGTGCGCAAGGCGCACGGTGACAAGGTCATCCTCGATGACGTCACCATGAGCTTCTACCACGGCGCGAAGATCGGCGTCGTCGGACCCAACGGCGCGGGCAAGTCGTCGATTCTCAAGATCATGGCCGGGCTCGACCAGCCCAGCAACGGCGAGGCCTTCCTCGATCCGGAGGCCACCGTCGGCATCCTCCAGCAGGAGCCGCCCCTCAACGAGGAGAAGACGGTCCGGGAGAACGTCGAGGAGGGCCTCGGCGAGATCAAGGTCAAGCTCGACCGGTTCAACGAGATCGCCGAGCTCATGGCCACCGACTACTCCGACGAGCTGATGGAGGAGATGGGCAAGCTCCAGGAGGAGCTCGACCACGCCAACGCGTGGGATCTCGACTCGCAGCTCGAGCAGGCCATGGACGCACTGCGCTGCCCTCCGCCGGACGAACCCGTCACCCACCTCTCCGGTGGTGAGCGCCGCCGTGTCGCGCTGTGCAAGCTGCTGCTGAGCAAGCCCGACCTGCTGCTCCTCGACGAGCCCACCAACCACCTCGACGCCGAGTCGGTGCTGTGGCTCGAGCAGTTCCTCGCGTCCTACCCGGGCGCCGTGCTGGCCGTCACCCACGACCGGTACTTCCTCGATCACGTCGCGCAGTGGATCTGCGAGGTCGACCGCGGCAAGCTGCATCCCTACGAGGGCAACTACTCCACCTACCTGGAGAAGAAGGCCGAGCGTCTCGAGGTCCAGGGCAAGAAGGACCAGAAGCTGCAGAAGCGGCTCCGCGAGGAACTCGAGTGGGTCCGCTCCGGTGCCAAGGCACGGCAGACGAAGAACAAGGCGCGTCTGGCCCGCTACGAGGAGATGGCAGCCGAGGCCGAGAAGTACCGCAAGCTCGACTTCGAGGAGATCCAGATCCCGACGCCGCCGCGTCTGGGCAACGTCGTTGTCGAGGTCGAGCACCTCGACAAGGGCTTCGACGGCCGTGTCCTGATCAAGGACCTGTCGTTCACGCTGCCGCGCAACGGCATCGTCGGTGTCATCGGCCCCAACGGCGTCGGCAAGACCACGCTGTTCAAGACCATCGTCGGTCTCGAGGAGCCCGACAGCGGCACCGTCAAGGTGGGCGACACGGTCAAGCTGAGTTACGTCGACCAGAACCGCGCGAACATCGACCCGAAGAAGACGGTCTTCGAGGTGGTCTCCGACGGTCTCGACTTCATCGAGGTCGGGCAGAACGAGATGCCGTCGCGCGCGTATGTGAGCGCGTTCGGGTTCAAGGGTCCCGACCAGCAGAAGCCGGCCGGCGTGCTCTCCGGTGGTGAGCGCAACCGCCTGAACCTGGCGCTCACGCTCAAGGAGGGCGGCAACCTGATCCTCCTCGACGAGCCGACCAACGACCTCGACGTCGAGACCCTGTCGTCGCTCGAGAACGCGCTGCAGCAGTTCCCGGGTTGCGCCGTCGTGATCTCCCACGACCGCTGGTTCCTCGACCGCACCTGTACCCACATCCTGGCGTGGGAGGGCAACGTCGAAGAGGGCAAGTGGTTCTGGTTCGAGGGCAACTTCGAGGCCTACGAGGCAAACAAGATCGAGCGTCTCGGAGCCGATGCGGCACGTCCGCACCGCGTCACGCACCGGAAGCTCACGCGTGACTGA
- a CDS encoding lipase family protein, producing MTRTTHVPALLLAGALALLTTVVSPPAVGANPAPGKVVEVAPLDPESSLPGASSARVLAYTTQWRDGAPTTATGALFVPPGTPPEDGWPIVAWAHGTVGLDDSCAPSRLPRTPRDTAYLDHWLGQGYAVVAADYPGLGSGGLHRYLDGQSAANSVIDIVRAGRAVEPSLSDLWVVIGQSQGGHTGLHTAHAATTRAPELDFRGTLTTGAPSNLEYVFPLGFPGFPDLGLDGLTAFAAYIFAGLRDADPSLDVDGYLTPLGREVVDAAERLCYDELMDRYGEIGIGEVLARPLSDDRFRAAFTDYVAVPTRGYDRPLFLAQGLRDTTVPAPLAFELIGDLWAGGANAQFRTYPTGHSETMFASLPDTTGFVAELLRR from the coding sequence GTGACCCGTACCACGCACGTCCCCGCCCTGCTGCTCGCCGGTGCTCTGGCACTGCTGACGACCGTCGTGTCACCTCCCGCGGTGGGCGCGAACCCGGCGCCGGGAAAGGTTGTCGAGGTCGCCCCGCTCGACCCGGAATCGTCCCTGCCCGGGGCGTCCTCGGCTCGCGTCCTCGCCTATACCACGCAGTGGCGCGACGGCGCCCCGACCACGGCGACCGGGGCACTGTTCGTCCCTCCCGGCACGCCGCCCGAGGACGGGTGGCCCATCGTCGCATGGGCCCACGGCACGGTCGGTCTCGACGATTCGTGCGCGCCCTCGCGGTTGCCGCGCACACCGCGCGACACTGCCTATCTCGACCACTGGCTCGGGCAGGGCTATGCCGTCGTGGCAGCCGACTATCCGGGCCTCGGGTCGGGCGGGCTGCACCGCTATCTGGACGGGCAGAGCGCCGCGAACAGCGTCATCGACATCGTGCGGGCGGGACGCGCTGTCGAACCGTCGCTGTCCGACCTCTGGGTCGTGATCGGCCAGTCGCAGGGTGGGCACACCGGTCTACACACCGCGCACGCGGCGACCACCCGCGCGCCCGAACTGGACTTCCGCGGGACGCTCACGACGGGCGCGCCGTCCAACCTCGAGTACGTGTTCCCGCTCGGATTCCCGGGCTTCCCCGATCTCGGTCTCGACGGGCTCACGGCGTTCGCCGCCTACATCTTCGCGGGTCTGCGCGACGCCGATCCTTCCCTGGACGTCGACGGATACCTCACTCCCCTCGGTCGCGAGGTGGTCGACGCCGCCGAGCGACTCTGTTACGACGAGCTGATGGACCGCTACGGCGAGATCGGCATCGGCGAGGTCCTTGCCCGTCCGCTGAGCGACGACCGGTTCCGCGCCGCCTTCACCGACTATGTCGCGGTGCCGACCCGTGGTTACGACCGGCCACTGTTCCTCGCGCAGGGTCTGCGCGATACGACGGTGCCCGCGCCGCTCGCGTTCGAACTGATCGGGGACCTGTGGGCCGGGGGCGCGAACGCGCAGTTCCGGACGTATCCGACAGGGCACTCGGAGACGATGTTCGCGTCGCTGCCCGACACGACAGGCTTCGTCGCGGAGCTGCTGCGGCGCTGA